AGGGGCTTTCGGGCTGCCATCGTTCCAGCCATTGACGGGGCAGTTTGCAGTTTTCCAGCGCTTGACCGGACAATTCCGCCCACAGAAGGGTCCACGCCCGGGGAACTACCCGCCAGATATCGTAACCGCCGCCTCCGACGGCGATCCAACGTCCATCGCAGTACTCATGGGCCAACTGCCGGACCCGTCGGGGAATCTCCCGGTAGATACGCATGGTGGTGGACAGATGGGTCAAGGGATCAAAACGATGGGAATCGCATCCATTTTGGGACAGGATAACGTCGGGGCAAAATTCTCGTACCGCTGCTGGGACTACCTGTTCAAAGGCGTCCAACCATGAGTCATCTTCCGTGAAGGCATCCAACGGAACGTTGAGGGACGTGCCTACTCCCCGATCGGTACCTCGTTCATATACATGGCCTGTTCCGGGAAACAAATAGCGTCCCGTCTCATGGATGGAAACAGTCATGACATGGGGATCGTCGTAGAAAGACCATTGAACTCCGTCTCCATGGTGGGCGTCTGTGTCGATGTACATCACGCGGGCGTCGTATTTTTTACGCAAGTAAGCGATTGCAACAGAGGCGTCGTTATAGATGCAGAAGCCGGATGCTTTCCCGCGAAGGGCGTGGTGCAATCCCCCTGAAAGGTTAAGGGCATGGGTGCAACGCCCCGACATAACGGCTTCCGCCGCCTCCAGGGTACCGCCCACCACCAGAGCAGCCGCCTGGTGAATGCCTGGAAAGACAGGGTTGTCCTCCGTGTGCAATCCGTACTCCTCCAGCCGTTCAGGAGGGATGGTTCCATCATCAGCCCGTTTTACCACCTCGATATATTCGGGAGTATGGACGAGGGCCAGTTCCTCATCCGTTGCCATTCGGGGGGGCATCAGATGCTCCGGTGACAGGAGTCCCAGGGAGCGAATCAGGTCTAGAGTCAGTTCCAGCCGTTTATTGTTAAACGGGTGGATTTCGCTGAAGCGGTATCTTAAAAAATCTTTACTGTAGATTAACCGTGCGGACTCCATTCAACGAACCTCCTTACTTGTCGGGTTCCTTGCCGAGCCGGACTCCTTTGCGGCCGGCCGTGTCAGTTCAGCCCTCGATCCGTAGATCTTTTTCAGCACATGATTTTTTCCATAAGCAACGTTTCAGTATAGGATCCGATGCCGAAACCGAAGGCGGTCAAATTGTTCCACCGAGGATGGGGGAACATACTTGCCAATCCGAGCCATGAGGCAATTGGCGGGGTGAGCCGTAATTTCCGGATCGTCTGTAGCCATCCATTCCAACCCGGCACTGGCCATTACCTTCTCCATCACTCTGCGGTATTCCCAAACGGACAGGCCGGTTCCTTTCAAATCCCAGTGCCAATAATATTCGGTGGAGATAACGATGTAGTGCTCCATATAGGGATCTAAGAAAGAGACGCGCAACAACGCTTTGGCGACCCCATCTGTTCGATACGGGGCTGCCACTTCAATGGCCCCCAATTCGAGCAGGTTCTCCATATTGCCTTTCGACCAGTGTTCCAGCGCATCGGGGTGAAGATAGGTTACATACCCTACGATTTCGTTGGCGGTGCGAGCGATGATAACCCGCCCCTCCGGCAATCGGGTGATGCCGAGAATCGCCCGCTGTTGTTCTTCCGGAGGACGAAAGGCGACCAGTCCTTCATGGAAGGAATATTGTATAAACGTTTCTGGGGGGACAGGGCCTTCCACCATTAAGTCACCCCCCGATCCAGGAAGCGTGAGGGAGTGGTATTGTTTGCGGTGTTCCAAAGGCTTGCCACCTCCAAAAGTGGGGTCCATCCATCCGTTATTCCTTCCTCCATTATATGTCGGATTCCTATCAAGTGGATGGGGCAAAACCGGGAACAATGAAACTGTGCAACATTGCGAATTATTGTATCTATGTTATAATTGTGATGGATGAAGACGTTTTCATCAAGTCCCAAATTAACCGGAAACGATACCGGTCCCCTCATCTGCACTTTCAGCACAAGTCTCGCCTCGGTCATTTCGTTCCCGGGTCTCGCTTGTAACAGGTAAACGCTGTTTTACTGATTGTGGCATTCAGGCTGATAGGGAGGGTCCTTAGTGAAGCAAGCAGAAATAATTGGTGTGAAAACGTCGGGAAACAACCTGCATGGATACGAAGAGGCAGTTGAAAGCTTTGATTGGAAAGAGGCGGAAAAGGCGTTTTCT
The Desmospora profundinema genome window above contains:
- a CDS encoding acetoin utilization protein AcuC; the protein is MESARLIYSKDFLRYRFSEIHPFNNKRLELTLDLIRSLGLLSPEHLMPPRMATDEELALVHTPEYIEVVKRADDGTIPPERLEEYGLHTEDNPVFPGIHQAAALVVGGTLEAAEAVMSGRCTHALNLSGGLHHALRGKASGFCIYNDASVAIAYLRKKYDARVMYIDTDAHHGDGVQWSFYDDPHVMTVSIHETGRYLFPGTGHVYERGTDRGVGTSLNVPLDAFTEDDSWLDAFEQVVPAAVREFCPDVILSQNGCDSHRFDPLTHLSTTMRIYREIPRRVRQLAHEYCDGRWIAVGGGGYDIWRVVPRAWTLLWAELSGQALENCKLPRQWLERWQPESPCSLPEQLMDPEGIFQPIPRRKEITQKNAITVQQVTRFFNQNQACGP
- a CDS encoding GNAT family N-acetyltransferase, with amino-acid sequence MEHRKQYHSLTLPGSGGDLMVEGPVPPETFIQYSFHEGLVAFRPPEEQQRAILGITRLPEGRVIIARTANEIVGYVTYLHPDALEHWSKGNMENLLELGAIEVAAPYRTDGVAKALLRVSFLDPYMEHYIVISTEYYWHWDLKGTGLSVWEYRRVMEKVMASAGLEWMATDDPEITAHPANCLMARIGKYVPPSSVEQFDRLRFRHRILY